Within Sander vitreus isolate 19-12246 chromosome 23, sanVit1, whole genome shotgun sequence, the genomic segment CTGAAGATGGAGAGACTTTTTTAGCTTATTTTTCTCAGACAGTAATGAGGTTGTACAAGAAGATGggagtcatttttgtttttaaggaaGCAGCAAGTATAACTATGGCAACCAACTATCCAATCATGCTGCGTGGCAGTCCTCAGGGTAATAATTCTTGGGTTTAGACATTCAAAGGGAGAACAGTTGCATGATAACATTGTACTATATACatgaaaaggtgtgtgtgtgtgtgtgtgtgtggtgaaaaCAATTTGCTGCCCTACCCTGCTGTCCTCCTGGGTGTCCCACTCAGGGCTGAAGGTGTGGAAAGGCTGGCTCCCTTGGGTGCAGTTGGAGAACTGGAAGAGGCTGGAGAACATGCGCCTGTTGTCGGACGTGTCTGGGAAGATGGCGTCCTGGAAGTTGACACCATGGGGGAGGATGTTGTAGTTCTCATCCATCCTGCACAGCAGATAAACAGGAAAACTGTGAGCAGAAAGCtgaagctgctgcaggaatcAATGGGTTGTAGCTGCATTATGAATTTGCAACAACCAAATGAAATACAGGTTTCAATGCATTGTTCCATAGGTCAATGCATTTCATAGTTTAGAAAAGCATCATATTTAATGAGCCTGTAGTTTGCTTTGCATTGTAAAATCTTTCTTTTGCAAATATAGCAACCACAGCTGTCAGATAGATGTTGTGAACAAATAGTATGACATTTCAAATCTCACTTAATGGAAAGTACTTAGGCAGCCTCAAGTGGTATACCTCAAGATTATGTTTAAACACAGTTGTCTTGTTTTTAAATCTGACTGACAAAAGACAAGAACTCTGAAGAGTTATTGGAGTGTTCATTTAAAGTTGCTATTTTGCAAAATGCATTTCTGTCTGGCAAAACGTTTTAAGGGACCAGTCTAATTTCAGTGACAGCAATGAAACTCAATTTTAGGCTGCTGTGAGTTGAATACATATTTAGAGTCATGTGTGTCTGTCGATAATATTTGGATAAATGAGTCCAGGCCTTGCACCTCACCTGAGGAAGAAGAAGTAGGAGTAGTTCTCCATCACGGTGTGGGACTGGCAGGACAGGTAGCCCAGTCCGGTCAGGTTGAGCCTTGATCCAGTGGGCACCTCCAGCATGCTGCCCCAGGCCTGGTCGCACAGCATCTCCACCTCCGCAGAGTACAGCAGCCCTTCCTCCGCGCCCTCGTACCCATACCCGAACCCGAAGGGCAGCGAGTTATACAGGCTGCCCGCCCCGCCGCCCGGGGGCTCCCGGTGGATCGCCAGGACCCGGGCGTAGACGATGATTTCCGCCAGCTCCGCCCGGCAGCCCTCGCTCAGCGGCCGCCACTCGGAGGGGAGCTGGCACCCGTGCGTAAAAGTGCCCAGATGCGCAAAAACGCCGAGCGCTGCCAGGAGGAGGACAGCCATGGACAACATCCTGAAGGGCCCGAGAAGGGTCACGGAAAAAAAGTGGTAATTTCGTATTCGATCAAAATTGGCTGTTTTATGCTGGAGGACAGTCTCTTCAAACATACAAGCTGCAAAAAGTGAGTTGTAAATGCTGCGTTTGTAGAACTAAACGCGCGGGATGGTTACCTGGACGCTTGAGGATGCTCCAACGTTACTTGACGAAAAACTCTTAAAAGTATGCCAAAATAACTTTTTGCACAACATTCGACCACAGTTCCTTTGCCCATTAATTTAACTTGCACAAACTCTGACCTCTTCACCTCCAGACTCTTGAAGAGAACTCAAAAGTCCAATCAATTCGCAGAAACTTGGACTACTCCAACCTGTTGCTGTGTTCCCAGTGTTTCCAcctcatctgtctgtctgcgctGGGAGCGACACACTTCACCAAGGCGCACGGGTGCTGCGTTCAAGGACTATTGTGACGCTCCGACATTTGATGTTTCCGTGTGAGCTGGTTGGTGCGCATATACGTGCTATTATTCGGAAAATATCAATAAGGTTGATAACTGGATACTGGATAACTGCATGAACTGGATAATTTCCATAACATTGTAAAGCAAATAGTAGGCTTCATccatacatcttttttttctttttctttttttttctaaacaaatAGCAGCCTATTCTTTAGTGGCTTTTCTAGAAAACCGCAagcattacatttttatcacaAGATTTTTCACCAGTCAATGTCATCATCAGACTGAATTCAGAAACTCTGCATTAGATGCACTTTTTAAGAAGTTTCCATTTTCCCGATAGCGCTCTTAAAAGCATCTAGAGGGAAAACCCAAATGTCCCAGGCCAGTGAAGTATGGAAGTGCTTTCTACTGTTGGAGAGCATGTCCAGGAGAAGTTCTTCTTTAAAGAGGTTCAAAGTGAATAATTTGGATACATTTCACAATGGCATCACTGATGGATAACAGTAGTCTGCAGTGGAACACAT encodes:
- the ccdc3a gene encoding coiled-coil domain-containing protein 3a; amino-acid sequence: MFEETVLQHKTANFDRIRNYHFFSVTLLGPFRMLSMAVLLLAALGVFAHLGTFTHGCQLPSEWRPLSEGCRAELAEIIVYARVLAIHREPPGGGAGSLYNSLPFGFGYGYEGAEEGLLYSAEVEMLCDQAWGSMLEVPTGSRLNLTGLGYLSCQSHTVMENYSYFFFLRMDENYNILPHGVNFQDAIFPDTSDNRRMFSSLFQFSNCTQGSQPFHTFSPEWDTQEDSRLLCSSVQAALFEEEERGRKMQERLAAAERRNRQLKERVRKAKRSLRNARKAARRAQQEAQELQEKLKAAERRVGHHLNAITQEEPPPGRYASTTLRKRMQL